The following are encoded together in the Pseudomonas sp. IB20 genome:
- the pal gene encoding peptidoglycan-associated lipoprotein Pal produces MEMLKFGKFAALALALSVAVGCSSKGGDNAGEGAAVDPNAGYGANTGAVDGSLSEEAALRAITTFYFEYDSSDLKPEAMRALDVHAKDLKANGARVVLEGNTDARGTREYNMALGERRAKAVQRYLVLQGVAPGQLELVSYGKERPVATGNDEQSWAQNRRVELRK; encoded by the coding sequence ATGGAAATGCTGAAGTTTGGTAAGTTTGCTGCTCTGGCTCTGGCTCTGTCCGTAGCCGTTGGTTGCTCCTCTAAAGGCGGCGACAATGCCGGTGAAGGCGCAGCTGTTGATCCAAACGCTGGTTACGGCGCTAACACTGGTGCAGTTGACGGCTCCCTGAGCGAAGAAGCTGCTCTGCGCGCTATCACCACTTTCTACTTCGAATACGACAGTTCGGACCTGAAGCCAGAAGCCATGCGCGCTCTGGACGTTCACGCCAAGGACCTGAAAGCTAACGGCGCTCGCGTTGTTCTGGAAGGTAACACTGACGCCCGTGGTACTCGTGAGTACAACATGGCACTGGGCGAGCGTCGTGCGAAAGCCGTTCAGCGCTACCTGGTACTGCAAGGTGTTGCTCCAGGCCAACTGGAACTGGTTTCCTACGGTAAAGAGCGTCCAGTTGCAACTGGCAACGACGAACAGTCGTGGGCTCAGAACCGTCGCGTCGAACTGCGTAAGTAA
- the ruvA gene encoding Holliday junction branch migration protein RuvA has protein sequence MIGRLRGTLAEKQPPHLILDVNGLGYELEVPMTTLYRLPSVGEPLTLHTHLVVREDAQLLYGFIGKRDRDFFRELIRLNGVGPKLALALMSSLEVDELVRAVSAQDTSALTKVPGVGKKTAERLLVELKDRFKAWEVVPSMFALVPNQPDMPAGQVASAESDAVSALISLGYKPQEASKAVSAIKDKNLSSEDMIRRALKGMI, from the coding sequence GTGATTGGACGCTTGCGCGGCACCCTGGCTGAGAAACAGCCGCCGCACCTGATTCTGGATGTAAATGGGTTGGGCTATGAGCTGGAAGTGCCCATGACCACCCTGTATCGCCTGCCGTCGGTCGGCGAGCCGCTGACCCTGCACACCCATCTGGTAGTGCGTGAAGATGCGCAATTGCTCTATGGTTTCATTGGCAAGCGTGATCGCGACTTCTTTCGCGAGCTGATTCGCCTCAATGGCGTGGGCCCCAAGCTCGCGCTGGCATTGATGTCGAGCCTGGAAGTGGATGAGTTGGTGCGCGCGGTTTCGGCCCAGGACACCTCGGCGTTGACCAAGGTGCCGGGCGTTGGCAAGAAAACTGCCGAGCGCCTGCTGGTGGAACTCAAGGACCGTTTCAAAGCCTGGGAAGTCGTGCCGAGCATGTTTGCCCTGGTGCCGAACCAGCCGGATATGCCGGCCGGCCAGGTCGCCAGCGCCGAAAGCGATGCGGTCAGCGCGTTGATCTCCCTGGGCTACAAGCCGCAGGAAGCGAGCAAAGCCGTATCGGCCATCAAGGATAAGAACCTGAGCAGCGAAGACATGATCCGCCGAGCCCTGAAGGGAATGATTTAA
- the ruvC gene encoding crossover junction endodeoxyribonuclease RuvC, translating to MTLILGIDPGSRITGFGVVQHTPRGCVYVASGCIRTGAGELAERLQIVYRGVREVIQTYGPVTMGIEKVFMAKNADSALKLGQARGAAIVAGAEEGMEIAEYTATQVKQAVVGTGAANKEQVQMMVMHMLKLTSKPQIDASDALAIAICHAHTRSSLLPHGLGTARSRGGRLRL from the coding sequence ATGACTTTAATCCTAGGTATCGACCCCGGTTCGCGCATCACCGGTTTTGGCGTGGTGCAACATACCCCGCGCGGCTGCGTTTACGTCGCCTCGGGCTGCATCCGCACCGGCGCGGGCGAGTTGGCCGAGCGCCTGCAGATCGTCTATCGCGGCGTGCGTGAAGTGATCCAGACCTACGGCCCGGTGACCATGGGCATCGAAAAAGTGTTCATGGCCAAAAACGCCGACTCCGCGTTGAAACTCGGCCAGGCGCGTGGCGCCGCCATCGTCGCCGGCGCGGAGGAGGGTATGGAAATCGCCGAATACACCGCGACCCAGGTCAAGCAGGCTGTGGTCGGCACCGGTGCGGCGAATAAGGAGCAGGTGCAGATGATGGTTATGCACATGCTCAAGCTCACCTCAAAACCGCAGATCGACGCCTCCGACGCCCTGGCCATTGCCATTTGCCATGCGCACACCCGCTCAAGCTTGCTGCCGCATGGCCTGGGCACGGCACGCAGTCGTGGCGGGCGGCTGCGTCTCTGA
- a CDS encoding YebC/PmpR family DNA-binding transcriptional regulator, translating into MAGHSKWANIKHRKERQDAKKGKIFTKWIRELTVAARQGGGDPGSNPRLRLALDKALGANMSRDIIDRAVARGAGAADTDDMVELSYEGYGPGGVAVMVECMTDNRNRTAAAVRHAFSKCGGNLGTDGSVAYLFERKGQISFAPGVDEDALIEAAMEADADDVVTNEDGSIDVFTSFAGFYAVRNALEAAGFKGTDAEIVMLPTTSAELDLDGAQKVLKMLDMLEDLDDVQNVYSNADIPEEVAEQLS; encoded by the coding sequence ATGGCTGGCCATTCCAAGTGGGCGAACATCAAGCACCGCAAAGAGCGACAGGATGCCAAGAAAGGCAAGATCTTCACCAAGTGGATTCGCGAACTGACCGTCGCTGCCCGCCAGGGCGGCGGTGACCCGGGCTCCAACCCACGTCTGCGCCTGGCGCTGGACAAGGCGTTGGGCGCGAACATGAGCCGCGACATCATCGACCGCGCTGTGGCCCGTGGTGCCGGCGCGGCCGACACCGACGACATGGTCGAGCTGAGCTACGAAGGCTACGGCCCGGGCGGCGTGGCGGTGATGGTCGAGTGCATGACCGACAACCGCAACCGTACTGCCGCAGCCGTGCGCCATGCGTTCAGCAAATGCGGCGGTAACCTGGGCACCGACGGCTCGGTGGCTTACCTGTTCGAGCGCAAGGGGCAGATCTCCTTCGCACCCGGCGTGGATGAAGATGCGCTGATCGAAGCCGCAATGGAGGCAGATGCCGACGACGTGGTGACCAACGAAGACGGTTCCATCGACGTATTCACCTCGTTCGCAGGTTTCTACGCGGTGCGTAATGCCCTGGAAGCCGCCGGTTTCAAAGGCACTGACGCGGAAATCGTGATGCTGCCGACCACCAGCGCCGAGCTGGACCTGGACGGTGCGCAGAAAGTGCTAAAGATGCTCGATATGCTTGAAGACCTGGATGATGTGCAGAACGTTTATTCGAATGCCGACATTCCAGAAGAAGTGGCCGAACAGCTCTCTTAA
- the ybgC gene encoding tol-pal system-associated acyl-CoA thioesterase codes for MRAQNGDQSFAHRCRVYYEDTDAGGIVYYVNYLKFMERARTERLRELGFAQSQLAGEDLLFVVHSSEARYHAPARLDDELLVSAEVIELNRVSLRFKQQVRRATDATLLCEGQFLVACVRTNSLKPRAIPEALRAAFAGVSGAGKQSKQEI; via the coding sequence ATGCGCGCGCAAAACGGGGATCAGTCGTTCGCACATCGCTGTCGCGTTTATTACGAGGACACCGATGCTGGCGGCATCGTTTATTACGTCAACTACCTCAAGTTCATGGAGCGGGCTCGAACCGAGCGGCTACGGGAGCTGGGCTTTGCCCAATCCCAGCTGGCAGGGGAGGACCTGTTATTTGTCGTGCATTCCAGCGAGGCGCGCTACCACGCACCGGCGCGATTGGACGATGAATTGTTGGTCAGCGCTGAAGTAATCGAATTGAACCGTGTCAGCCTGCGCTTTAAACAGCAGGTCAGGCGGGCAACGGATGCAACGCTGCTCTGTGAGGGGCAGTTCCTGGTGGCCTGTGTGCGCACCAATAGTTTGAAACCCCGGGCCATTCCCGAAGCTCTACGTGCGGCCTTTGCCGGCGTAAGCGGCGCGGGTAAACAATCAAAGCAGGAGATTTAG
- the tolQ gene encoding protein TolQ — protein MEPTVVDHSSMWSLVSNASVVVQLVMLILVAASVTSWVMIFQRSNLLRAGRRALESFEERFWSGIDLSKLYRQAGSNPDPDSGVEQIFRAGFKEFSRLRQQPGVDPEAVMEGVARAMRVAISREEEKLEQSLPFLATVGSVSPYIGLFGTVWGIMNSFRGLAQAQQATLATVAPGIAEALIATAIGLFAAIPAVIAYNRFAARGETLISRYYTFADEFQAILHRKVHTSEE, from the coding sequence GTGGAACCTACCGTCGTCGACCATTCCTCCATGTGGAGCCTGGTCAGCAATGCCAGTGTTGTGGTTCAACTGGTGATGCTGATCCTGGTAGCCGCATCGGTTACCTCTTGGGTCATGATTTTTCAGCGCAGCAACCTGCTGCGTGCCGGTCGACGTGCCCTGGAGAGCTTCGAGGAGCGCTTCTGGTCGGGTATCGACCTGTCCAAGCTGTACCGCCAGGCCGGCAGCAACCCGGACCCTGATTCGGGCGTCGAGCAGATCTTTCGCGCCGGTTTCAAGGAATTCTCCCGCCTGCGTCAGCAACCGGGCGTTGACCCGGAAGCGGTCATGGAAGGCGTGGCCCGTGCCATGCGCGTCGCCATTTCCCGCGAAGAAGAGAAGCTTGAGCAAAGTTTGCCGTTCCTCGCCACCGTGGGTTCCGTCAGCCCGTACATCGGCTTGTTCGGTACTGTGTGGGGGATCATGAACTCCTTCCGCGGCCTGGCCCAGGCCCAGCAAGCGACCCTGGCCACCGTGGCCCCGGGTATCGCCGAAGCCCTGATCGCCACCGCGATCGGCTTGTTCGCCGCTATCCCGGCAGTAATCGCCTACAACCGTTTTGCCGCGCGCGGCGAGACTTTGATCAGCCGTTACTACACCTTCGCCGATGAATTCCAGGCGATCCTGCACCGTAAAGTGCACACCAGCGAAGAATAA
- the queC gene encoding 7-cyano-7-deazaguanine synthase QueC, which produces MADQQRAVILLSGGLDSATLVAMVRARGYSCYTMSFDYGQRHRAELDAAARVAHDLGVVEHKVIGLNLNGIGGSALTDSSIDVPERPSEGIPLTYVPARNTVFLSLALGWAEVLNAREIFIGVNALDYNGYPDCRPEYVEAFERMANLATRAGVEGQGFRIQAPLQNMSKADIVKVGLGLGVDYTLTVSCYQADNAGRACGKCDACRLRAEGFQAAGIADPTRYF; this is translated from the coding sequence ATGGCTGATCAACAACGTGCAGTCATCCTGCTCTCTGGCGGCCTGGATTCCGCCACGCTGGTGGCCATGGTCCGCGCCCGAGGCTACAGCTGCTACACCATGAGCTTCGACTACGGCCAGCGCCACCGCGCCGAGCTGGACGCCGCCGCGCGTGTCGCCCATGACCTGGGCGTAGTCGAGCACAAAGTGATCGGCCTCAACCTCAATGGCATCGGCGGTTCGGCCCTGACTGACAGCAGCATCGACGTACCCGAGAGGCCGAGCGAAGGCATCCCGCTGACCTATGTGCCCGCACGTAACACCGTGTTCCTGTCCCTGGCCCTCGGCTGGGCCGAAGTGCTGAATGCCCGCGAGATCTTCATCGGCGTCAATGCACTGGACTACAACGGCTACCCGGACTGCCGTCCAGAGTATGTCGAGGCATTCGAGCGCATGGCCAACCTGGCCACCAGAGCCGGTGTAGAAGGGCAGGGGTTTCGCATCCAGGCGCCGCTGCAGAACATGAGCAAGGCGGACATTGTGAAGGTTGGTCTAGGGCTTGGCGTCGATTACACGCTGACTGTTTCCTGCTACCAAGCAGACAATGCCGGCCGTGCGTGTGGGAAATGTGATGCTTGCAGACTGCGTGCAGAAGGCTTTCAAGCGGCCGGAATTGCTGACCCAACGCGCTATTTCTGA
- the ybgF gene encoding tol-pal system protein YbgF, producing the protein MRTCRRALTVLALSLAPLAVWAAVPVTDSNSGYNNSGSSYPPAGYGTNGAYAGGAVTSAPSAQGELFNQLQRMQDQLSQQQGAIEVLQNQVNQLKQEGLERYQDLDRRIGAGVTPAATPDNSSAGGAPSAAAGGAAAGAAAASQAPAASSEPGDPAKEKLYYDAAFDLIKAKDFDKASQAFTAFLRKYPNSQYAGNAQYWLGEVNLAKGDLQAAGQAFAKVSQLYPKHAKVPDSLYKLADVERRLGHTDKVKGILQQVVAQYPGTSAAQLAQRDLQRL; encoded by the coding sequence ATGCGAACGTGCCGTCGTGCTCTAACTGTATTGGCTCTCAGCCTCGCACCGCTTGCGGTGTGGGCTGCGGTTCCTGTAACGGATAGCAACTCAGGCTATAACAATAGCGGGAGCAGTTATCCGCCAGCGGGTTATGGCACGAACGGCGCCTATGCTGGGGGAGCGGTTACGTCCGCTCCCTCGGCACAGGGCGAACTGTTCAACCAGCTGCAACGCATGCAGGATCAATTGTCCCAGCAACAAGGCGCAATTGAAGTTCTGCAGAACCAAGTGAACCAGCTGAAGCAAGAAGGCCTGGAGCGATACCAGGATCTTGATCGTCGTATTGGAGCCGGTGTTACACCTGCCGCCACTCCTGATAATTCTTCTGCCGGTGGTGCGCCAAGTGCTGCCGCCGGTGGTGCTGCAGCGGGGGCCGCTGCTGCCAGCCAAGCCCCTGCCGCCAGTAGCGAACCGGGTGATCCTGCGAAGGAAAAACTGTATTACGATGCAGCCTTCGACCTGATCAAAGCCAAGGATTTCGATAAGGCCAGCCAGGCTTTTACCGCCTTCCTGCGCAAGTACCCGAACAGTCAATACGCGGGCAATGCCCAGTACTGGTTGGGCGAGGTCAACTTGGCCAAGGGTGACTTGCAAGCAGCAGGCCAGGCGTTTGCCAAGGTCAGCCAGCTTTACCCAAAGCATGCCAAGGTGCCTGATTCGCTGTACAAACTCGCTGACGTAGAACGCCGCCTGGGTCATACCGACAAGGTCAAAGGCATTCTGCAGCAGGTGGTTGCCCAATATCCGGGTACCTCCGCTGCCCAGTTGGCGCAACGGGATCTGCAACGCTTGTAA
- the tolA gene encoding cell envelope integrity protein TolA codes for MHQQREPSASESFFWPSVWAIALHVLVFGMLFVSFAMTPDLPPAKPIVQATLYQLKSKSQATTQTNQKIAGEAQKSAARQTEVEQMEQKKVEQEAVKAAAEQKKEEAAQKAEESKKADEAKKADEAKKADEAKKADKAAEAKKAEEKQLADIAKKKSEEEAKKAAEEEAKKKAAEDAKKKIVEDAKKKAAEDAKKKAEADEAKKKVADDAKKKAAADASKKKAQEAARKSAEEKKAQALADLLSDTPQRQQALADERGDEVAGSFDDLIRARAAEGWTRPPSARKGMTVVLQIGMLPDGTVTSVSVAKSSGDGSFDSSAVAAVKNIGRLTEMQGMKPSDFAPYRSFKMTFTPEDLAL; via the coding sequence ATGCACCAACAGCGAGAGCCGTCCGCCTCGGAAAGCTTCTTCTGGCCTAGCGTCTGGGCAATTGCCCTGCACGTCCTGGTGTTTGGCATGCTGTTCGTCAGCTTTGCCATGACCCCGGACCTGCCGCCAGCCAAGCCGATCGTGCAGGCGACCCTGTATCAGCTGAAATCGAAAAGTCAGGCCACCACCCAGACCAATCAGAAGATTGCGGGTGAGGCCCAGAAGTCGGCTGCGCGCCAGACTGAAGTCGAGCAGATGGAACAGAAGAAGGTCGAGCAGGAAGCGGTGAAGGCTGCTGCGGAACAAAAGAAAGAAGAGGCGGCTCAAAAGGCCGAGGAATCGAAAAAGGCTGACGAAGCCAAGAAAGCTGACGAGGCGAAAAAGGCTGATGAAGCCAAGAAAGCCGACAAAGCTGCCGAAGCTAAAAAAGCCGAAGAGAAACAATTGGCTGATATAGCCAAGAAGAAGTCTGAAGAAGAAGCCAAAAAAGCGGCCGAAGAAGAGGCCAAGAAAAAGGCCGCTGAAGACGCCAAGAAAAAGATAGTCGAAGACGCGAAGAAAAAAGCCGCCGAAGACGCCAAGAAAAAAGCTGAAGCAGACGAGGCGAAGAAGAAAGTCGCCGACGACGCGAAGAAGAAAGCTGCCGCCGACGCCAGCAAGAAAAAGGCCCAGGAAGCAGCACGTAAATCCGCCGAAGAGAAAAAGGCCCAGGCCTTGGCAGATTTGCTCTCCGACACGCCGCAGCGTCAGCAAGCCTTGGCAGATGAACGTGGTGATGAAGTCGCGGGCAGTTTCGACGATCTGATTCGGGCACGGGCAGCGGAAGGCTGGACACGTCCACCTTCGGCACGCAAAGGCATGACAGTAGTGCTGCAGATCGGCATGTTGCCGGACGGTACGGTGACTTCGGTCAGCGTGGCCAAGTCCAGTGGTGACGGTTCGTTCGACAGTTCGGCGGTTGCCGCGGTCAAGAACATTGGCCGGTTGACCGAGATGCAGGGAATGAAACCAAGCGACTTCGCTCCCTATCGTTCATTCAAGATGACATTCACACCTGAGGATCTAGCCTTGTGA
- the tolB gene encoding Tol-Pal system beta propeller repeat protein TolB produces MLVVICCMAGIAAADEKNILVTSGSDRATPIAVVPFGWQGGSVLPDDMAQIVSDDLRNSGYYAPIPKGNMISQPNQASEVVFRDWKAVGAQYLMVGNITPAGGRLQIQYTLFNVATEQQVLTGSVSGTAEQLRDMAHYISDQSFEKLTGIKGAFSTRLLYVTAERFSVDNTRYTLQRSDYDGARAVTLLQSREPILSPRFAPDGKRIAYVSFEQRRPRIFVQHIDTGRREQITNFEGLNGAPAWSPDGSRLAFVLSKDGNPDIYVMNMASRQISRVTSGPGINTEPFWGKDGSTIYFTSDRGGKPQVYKANVSGGSAERVTFIGNYNANPKLSADEKTLVMIHRQDGFTNFRVAAQDLQRGTVKILTDTNLDESATVAPNGTMVIYATRQQGRGVLMLVSINGRVRLPLPTAQGEVREPSWSPYLN; encoded by the coding sequence ATGCTTGTCGTTATTTGCTGTATGGCAGGGATAGCGGCGGCGGATGAAAAGAACATCCTGGTCACCAGCGGTAGCGATCGGGCCACCCCGATCGCCGTAGTACCGTTCGGCTGGCAGGGCGGCAGCGTGCTGCCGGACGACATGGCCCAGATCGTCAGTGACGACCTGCGCAACTCCGGTTACTACGCGCCGATTCCGAAAGGCAACATGATCAGCCAGCCCAACCAGGCGAGCGAAGTTGTGTTCCGTGACTGGAAAGCAGTGGGCGCGCAGTACCTGATGGTCGGCAACATCACGCCAGCCGGCGGTCGCCTGCAAATCCAGTACACGTTGTTCAACGTGGCCACCGAGCAGCAGGTCTTGACCGGCAGCGTATCGGGCACCGCCGAACAACTGCGGGACATGGCGCACTACATCTCCGACCAGTCGTTTGAAAAGCTCACCGGTATCAAAGGTGCTTTCTCGACGCGTCTGCTTTATGTAACGGCTGAGCGTTTCTCCGTAGATAACACGCGTTACACATTGCAGCGTTCGGACTACGACGGTGCACGGGCTGTGACGTTGTTGCAATCGCGTGAGCCAATCCTGTCGCCGCGTTTTGCGCCGGACGGCAAGCGTATTGCCTACGTGTCGTTCGAGCAGCGCCGTCCACGTATCTTCGTGCAGCACATTGATACGGGTCGTCGTGAGCAGATCACCAACTTCGAAGGCCTCAACGGTGCACCTGCCTGGTCGCCGGATGGTTCGCGCCTGGCGTTCGTACTGTCCAAAGACGGCAACCCGGACATCTACGTGATGAACATGGCTTCGCGCCAGATCAGCCGTGTTACCAGCGGCCCGGGCATCAACACTGAACCGTTCTGGGGTAAAGATGGTTCTACCATCTACTTCACCTCCGACCGGGGCGGCAAGCCACAGGTCTACAAGGCAAATGTGAGCGGCGGCAGCGCGGAACGAGTGACCTTTATTGGTAACTACAACGCAAATCCGAAGCTTTCGGCTGATGAAAAGACGTTGGTGATGATTCACCGTCAGGATGGTTTCACTAATTTCCGGGTTGCGGCCCAGGATTTGCAGCGCGGAACCGTAAAAATCCTTACAGATACCAACCTTGATGAGTCAGCTACTGTTGCGCCCAACGGCACCATGGTAATCTACGCCACCCGCCAGCAGGGCCGGGGAGTCTTGATGCTCGTATCCATTAATGGACGCGTAAGGCTCCCACTTCCTACCGCACAAGGCGAAGTCAGAGAACCATCCTGGTCCCCTTACCTGAACTGA
- the ruvB gene encoding Holliday junction branch migration DNA helicase RuvB has product MIEADRLIAATGPRDREEVQDRAIRPLSLADYIGQPTVREQMELFIQAARGRSESLDHTLIFGPPGLGKTTLAMIIANEMGVSIKSTSGPVLERPGDLAALLTNLEPHDVLFIDEIHRLSPIVEEVLYPAMEDFQLDIMIGEGPAARSIKLDLPPFTLVGATTRAGMLTNPLRDRFGIVQRLEFYSTADLATIVSRSASILGLPLDPDGAFEIARRARGTPRIANRLLRRVRDFAEVRAKGHITKAVADLALNLLDVDEHGFDHQDRRLLLTMIEKFDGGPVGVDSLAAAISEERHTIEDVLEPYLIQQGYIMRTPRGRVVTRHAYLHFGLNIPSRLGEMPVVDEFLDAVDD; this is encoded by the coding sequence GTGATTGAAGCTGATCGTCTGATCGCGGCCACTGGCCCGCGCGACCGTGAAGAAGTCCAGGACCGGGCCATCCGCCCGCTGAGCCTGGCCGACTATATCGGCCAGCCTACCGTGCGTGAGCAAATGGAGTTGTTCATCCAGGCCGCGCGCGGGCGCAGCGAGTCCTTGGACCACACGTTGATCTTCGGCCCGCCGGGGCTGGGTAAAACCACCCTGGCAATGATTATCGCCAATGAAATGGGGGTGTCGATCAAGTCCACCTCCGGCCCGGTGCTGGAGCGTCCGGGGGACTTGGCGGCGTTGCTGACCAATCTTGAGCCGCACGACGTGCTGTTTATCGACGAAATCCATCGGCTGTCGCCCATCGTCGAGGAAGTGCTGTACCCCGCCATGGAAGACTTTCAGCTCGACATCATGATCGGCGAAGGCCCGGCGGCCCGCTCGATCAAGCTCGATTTGCCGCCCTTCACTCTGGTGGGGGCGACCACCCGCGCAGGCATGTTGACCAACCCGCTGCGAGACCGTTTCGGCATTGTTCAACGTCTAGAGTTCTATAGCACTGCGGATTTGGCCACCATCGTCAGCCGTTCGGCGAGCATCCTTGGCTTGCCCCTAGACCCGGACGGCGCGTTTGAAATCGCCCGCCGCGCCCGTGGTACGCCGCGGATCGCCAACCGTTTGTTACGGCGTGTGCGCGATTTTGCCGAGGTGCGGGCTAAGGGGCATATCACCAAGGCCGTGGCTGATCTGGCCTTGAACCTGCTGGATGTGGACGAACATGGCTTCGATCACCAGGATCGGCGTCTACTCTTGACCATGATCGAGAAGTTCGACGGCGGCCCGGTGGGCGTAGACAGCCTGGCGGCGGCGATCAGCGAGGAGCGCCACACGATTGAAGATGTGCTGGAGCCGTACCTGATCCAACAGGGTTACATCATGCGTACGCCAAGGGGGCGGGTGGTGACGCGCCATGCCTATTTGCACTTCGGGTTAAACATTCCGTCACGATTGGGTGAGATGCCTGTAGTAGACGAATTCCTCGATGCAGTGGACGATTAA
- the queE gene encoding 7-carboxy-7-deazaguanine synthase QueE yields MQDTLRITEVFYSLQGETRTAGLPTVFVRLTGCPLRCQYCDSAYAFSGGTVRTIDDILEQVAGFKPRYVCVTGGEPLAQPNAIPLLKQLCDAGYEVSLETSGALDISAVDPRVSRVVDLKTPGSKEAHRNLYDNMDLLTANDQVKFVICSRDDYDWAASKLIQYGLDRRAGEVLFSPSHHDLNARDLADWVVADNLPVRLQLQLHKYLWNDEPGR; encoded by the coding sequence ATGCAAGACACATTACGTATTACCGAAGTTTTTTACTCGTTACAGGGTGAAACGCGAACCGCTGGCCTGCCCACCGTATTTGTACGGCTGACCGGCTGCCCTTTGCGTTGCCAATACTGTGACAGCGCCTACGCCTTCAGTGGCGGCACCGTGCGCACCATCGACGACATCCTTGAGCAGGTTGCCGGCTTCAAGCCGCGCTACGTCTGTGTCACTGGCGGCGAGCCCCTGGCCCAACCCAATGCCATCCCATTGCTCAAGCAGCTGTGTGACGCCGGTTACGAGGTCTCGTTGGAAACCAGCGGCGCCTTGGACATCTCGGCGGTGGACCCGCGCGTCAGCCGAGTGGTCGACCTCAAGACCCCAGGCTCCAAAGAGGCGCACCGTAACCTCTACGACAACATGGACCTGCTGACGGCCAACGATCAGGTCAAGTTCGTGATCTGTTCCCGCGACGATTATGACTGGGCGGCCTCCAAGCTGATCCAGTACGGCCTTGACCGTCGCGCAGGCGAGGTGCTGTTCTCCCCAAGCCATCACGACCTGAACGCCCGCGACCTGGCGGACTGGGTGGTAGCGGACAACCTGCCGGTACGCCTGCAATTGCAGTTGCACAAATACCTGTGGAATGACGAACCGGGGCGCTGA
- the tolR gene encoding protein TolR, translated as MARARKKRKPVAEMNVVPYIDVMLVLLVIFMVTAPMLNQGVKVDLPKVSSEALPQDNNTQVLTISIKADKTYYWNLGSEVDTQKQQDKAMTLPQMTDAVTKIIRSGNEGGKHTQVFIRGDKVVDYGSVMGAMGGLQKAGVGNVGLITEAP; from the coding sequence ATCGCTCGAGCTCGCAAAAAGCGCAAGCCGGTCGCCGAGATGAACGTAGTGCCCTACATCGACGTGATGCTGGTGCTGCTGGTGATCTTTATGGTGACCGCGCCGATGCTCAATCAGGGCGTGAAAGTTGATTTGCCCAAGGTTTCCAGCGAAGCCTTGCCGCAAGACAACAACACTCAGGTCCTGACCATTTCGATCAAGGCTGACAAGACCTATTACTGGAACCTTGGCAGCGAAGTCGACACCCAGAAACAGCAGGACAAGGCCATGACCTTGCCGCAGATGACCGACGCCGTGACCAAGATCATCCGGTCCGGCAACGAAGGCGGCAAGCACACGCAAGTGTTCATTCGCGGCGACAAAGTGGTCGACTATGGCTCCGTCATGGGCGCCATGGGTGGGCTGCAGAAGGCCGGCGTGGGTAACGTTGGCTTGATTACCGAGGCGCCCTGA